The following are encoded together in the Leptolyngbya sp. 'hensonii' genome:
- a CDS encoding ParA family protein, translating into MNQTRIAVAARKGGVGKTTIACGLASVLASRGQKVLVIDLDPQSNAAYVLGTNPTAPGTADFLAGESPEPLKAADGLYVLPGGPDLAGHTIQSLDPEDLADAVKPLNYDVLIFDCPPGVEYLERLGLVAADVALVCTDAHPLAVIGAGRVLNELKLRQQKGRRGAKRWALALSRIDLRRSMDQTLDQQLATAYPSIKRLIVHQDSALAWAGAERSPLMQYDSNCKGAKDLQAIADWIIDG; encoded by the coding sequence ATGAATCAAACTCGAATTGCTGTAGCTGCAAGAAAAGGAGGCGTGGGCAAGACGACGATTGCCTGTGGTCTAGCTTCTGTCCTGGCAAGTAGGGGACAGAAGGTTTTGGTCATCGATCTAGATCCTCAGTCCAACGCTGCCTACGTATTGGGCACCAACCCAACGGCACCCGGAACTGCTGACTTTCTCGCCGGGGAGTCTCCGGAACCTTTAAAAGCAGCAGACGGGCTATATGTTCTACCAGGAGGTCCTGACCTGGCTGGGCATACCATCCAATCCCTTGATCCTGAGGATTTAGCGGATGCTGTGAAACCGCTCAATTATGATGTCTTGATCTTTGACTGTCCCCCAGGTGTTGAATACCTGGAGCGGTTGGGATTGGTTGCGGCAGATGTGGCGCTCGTCTGTACAGATGCTCATCCCCTGGCAGTCATCGGTGCGGGCCGGGTACTCAATGAGTTAAAACTCCGCCAGCAGAAGGGACGACGGGGTGCAAAACGGTGGGCACTTGCCCTCAGCCGGATTGACCTGCGACGCTCGATGGATCAGACCCTTGACCAGCAGTTGGCGACAGCCTACCCATCTATCAAACGGTTAATCGTACATCAAGACTCTGCCTTGGCATGGGCAGGAGCAGAGCGATCTCCGCTCATGCAGTACGATTCAAATTGTAAAGGGGCGAAAGATTTGCAGGCGATCGCGGACTGGATAATAGATGGTTAG
- a CDS encoding ParB/RepB/Spo0J family partition protein, translating to MVRKRGNSAALFAEATSTAEAIHEQDQAVAARVEQERAQKTKIPFDQIKLRKHDTRPLRPEHVADLAESIAVLGLIEPLVVDSKGVLLAGAHRHAAIQLLEETNPEIYKQLFPDNLIQVHMLTFDAEQEPEWALQIELAENEKRVNYTRDQIERLADRLRSLNYRDFRGRPKEGEKALGPALAVAIGVSTRYVRKVLSDQKRELTEETGKNRNSDPIFQKLKLLKKIEAALAELAELPESIQPGRSEKALLKTQANFLASVTGAIEEIKATLKP from the coding sequence ATGGTTAGAAAACGGGGCAATAGTGCAGCCTTATTTGCCGAAGCAACTTCTACGGCAGAGGCGATTCATGAGCAGGACCAGGCAGTAGCCGCCAGGGTTGAGCAGGAACGGGCACAAAAAACAAAGATCCCCTTTGATCAGATTAAGCTCAGAAAGCATGATACCCGCCCACTGCGTCCTGAGCATGTTGCTGACCTGGCAGAGTCGATCGCGGTATTGGGGCTGATTGAGCCGCTGGTCGTTGATTCCAAAGGAGTTTTACTCGCTGGCGCACATCGGCACGCTGCAATCCAGCTTCTTGAAGAGACGAACCCAGAAATTTACAAACAGCTATTTCCAGATAACCTGATCCAGGTTCACATGCTGACGTTTGACGCAGAGCAAGAACCTGAGTGGGCACTTCAGATCGAGCTGGCCGAAAACGAAAAACGAGTCAACTATACCCGTGACCAGATTGAACGCCTTGCCGATCGCTTACGCTCCCTAAATTATCGAGATTTCCGGGGGCGTCCGAAGGAAGGGGAGAAGGCATTGGGGCCAGCGCTGGCAGTGGCGATTGGAGTCTCCACCCGTTACGTTCGTAAGGTCTTGAGCGACCAGAAACGAGAGCTGACGGAAGAGACTGGAAAAAATAGGAACTCAGATCCTATTTTCCAAAAGTTGAAGCTGCTGAAGAAGATTGAGGCTGCTTTGGCAGAGCTGGCAGAGCTGCCAGAATCCATTCAGCCAGGTCGTTCAGAAAAGGCACTTTTGAAGACACAGGCTAATTTCCTGGCAAGTGTTACAGGAGCGATCGAGGAAATAAAAGCGACCCTCAAACCCTGA